In Candidatus Polarisedimenticolaceae bacterium, a genomic segment contains:
- a CDS encoding serine hydrolase, which produces MRIVSAILASAALVGPARAQAPKPVVPDDVASSIRARVESGVMPGIVVGIVSPGGETYHSQGVLEVGKAGRVDEDTIFEIGSITKAFTGILLADMARRGEVKLDDPVAKYLPAEAAPPREGERQITLLDLAMQRSGLPPMPDNLAPADPADPYVDYGAERLFAYLPTAKLARPIGSAYGYSNLGVGLLGHALARAAKSDYGTLVRERIAVPLGMPATAIDVAPALAPRLAHGHDTSGAKPAPVPAWTWKPTSSLAGAGALRSTAREMVRFLAANAGLGESKLSGAMRDAAQERGDAGSPKMAIGLGWHLRKSDAGTLVWHNGGTGGFHSFCAFDPATKTGVVVLANGNGSIDDIGIHLLDPKSPLQEVAAALTVAEPKLARLDGYYDLGGGTTIHVTHEGTQLYARLTGQQRLPVFARSETRFFYRAVPAELEFDVPAEGVAGQVTLHQGGRRMPATRLAADAVPKERVEIQVDPAALAEYVGAYELAPGAVLDCAIESGRLACRLTGQPRFPVYAESPSVFFYKVVDATLTFTRDAAGKVDAVVLRQGGIQQRAARMPEAAPAREP; this is translated from the coding sequence ATGCGCATCGTGTCGGCAATTCTCGCCTCCGCCGCCCTGGTCGGACCCGCACGCGCGCAGGCGCCGAAGCCGGTCGTGCCCGACGACGTGGCGTCGAGCATCCGTGCCCGCGTCGAGTCCGGGGTGATGCCGGGCATCGTCGTCGGGATCGTCTCTCCCGGTGGAGAGACCTACCACTCCCAGGGCGTGCTCGAGGTCGGAAAAGCCGGGCGGGTCGACGAGGACACGATCTTCGAGATCGGCTCGATCACGAAGGCGTTCACCGGCATCCTGCTCGCCGACATGGCGCGACGGGGGGAGGTCAAGCTCGACGATCCTGTCGCGAAGTACCTCCCCGCCGAGGCGGCGCCCCCGCGCGAGGGGGAGCGGCAGATCACGCTCCTCGACCTCGCGATGCAGCGGTCGGGGCTGCCGCCGATGCCGGACAACCTGGCGCCCGCCGACCCGGCCGATCCGTACGTGGACTACGGGGCCGAGCGGCTGTTCGCCTATCTGCCGACGGCGAAGCTCGCGCGTCCGATCGGCTCGGCCTACGGGTACTCGAACCTCGGCGTGGGGCTGCTCGGCCACGCGCTCGCGCGGGCGGCGAAGTCCGACTACGGCACGCTCGTGCGCGAGCGCATCGCGGTTCCCCTCGGCATGCCGGCCACGGCGATCGACGTCGCACCGGCGCTCGCGCCCCGGCTCGCCCACGGGCACGACACCTCGGGCGCGAAGCCCGCGCCCGTCCCGGCGTGGACGTGGAAGCCGACGTCGAGCCTCGCGGGGGCGGGAGCGCTGCGCTCGACCGCCCGGGAGATGGTGCGTTTCCTCGCGGCGAACGCGGGGCTCGGCGAATCGAAGCTCTCGGGGGCCATGCGCGATGCGGCGCAGGAGCGCGGAGACGCCGGTTCGCCGAAGATGGCGATCGGCCTGGGCTGGCACCTCCGCAAGTCGGATGCCGGCACCCTCGTCTGGCACAACGGCGGAACCGGAGGATTCCACTCCTTCTGCGCCTTCGACCCGGCGACGAAGACGGGGGTCGTCGTCCTCGCGAACGGCAACGGCAGCATCGACGACATCGGGATCCACCTGCTCGACCCGAAGTCCCCGCTGCAGGAGGTCGCCGCGGCGCTGACGGTCGCCGAGCCGAAGCTCGCCCGGCTCGACGGGTACTACGACCTGGGCGGCGGCACGACCATCCACGTCACCCACGAGGGGACGCAGCTGTACGCCCGGTTGACCGGTCAGCAACGTCTGCCCGTCTTCGCACGTTCGGAGACGAGGTTCTTCTACCGTGCCGTTCCCGCGGAGCTGGAATTCGACGTGCCGGCCGAAGGGGTCGCCGGACAGGTGACGCTCCATCAAGGCGGACGCCGGATGCCCGCAACGCGGCTGGCGGCGGACGCGGTGCCCAAGGAGCGCGTCGAGATCCAGGTCGATCCGGCGGCCCTGGCGGAGTACGTCGGAGCATACGAGCTCGCCCCGGGAGCCGTCCTCGACTGCGCGATCGAGAGCGGACGGCTGGCCTGCCGGCTGACCGGCCAGCCCCGTTTCCCGGTCTACGCGGAGTCGCCGTCGGTCTTCTTCTACAAGGTCGTCGACGCGACCCTCACGTTCACGCGCGACGCGGCGGGGAAGGTCGACGCGGTCGTCCTCCGGCAGGGGGGCATCCAGCAACGGGCCGCGAGGATGCCGGAGGCCGCTCCGGCGCGCGAACCCTGA
- a CDS encoding 7TM domain-containing protein — MDLEGAKPAQEAALELGPAESGWRLVRRKGHLGTIPLAVLTALGCLPLGMVFCRILALPGGESLHGFGLGPFREFGELLEQWFTLAWIPASDRPSILYLLMLPTGALFIAIARLTLGIRVLGFRAILIAIGFRASGLVPSLVLMAVVVGTIVAIRPWFRRIRLPLYARVAVILCLSAAIMLGAVLIAPWLRSETVWSVAFFPVIIMAMLAEGVAKTLQQDNAVTAAWRAGWTIALALLIALVDRVIAPIAYQFPELILTELIAIVFVSEFLDIRLLEDWPARLTRLVEGAGFGASERPRVAVVRNQESSRFIGRLGPRTPAKYLSKSVQRPVDALRAQGFRVKVLEGDVTLLRELAAYLPPDPRRGSPGGIVLNLATGVQGRGRFAHVPAMLELAGVPYTGPDPLAQAQLTDRFVLMTLLGEAQVSVPRCRTVSDPKAFVDLDFPLAVRPRFEPDASRIVVRNRERLQAAIREIRRHHAQPAVVEEIVRGRRILASVLGNESLECLPLLEDSEDERTRICPAPLDETQAERVRECARLAFAAAGCRDYARIDIRLSPFGEPFVLDIRWVDLFDRRGAFVTAAAAAGYTFPALMRRIIDEAARRCLGAATVRTGSAPDASAAKVVSLAARRSAAE, encoded by the coding sequence GTGGACCTCGAGGGGGCGAAGCCGGCGCAGGAAGCGGCGCTCGAGCTGGGCCCGGCCGAAAGCGGGTGGCGGCTGGTCCGGCGGAAGGGGCATCTCGGAACCATCCCGCTCGCCGTGCTGACGGCGCTGGGGTGCCTCCCGCTCGGGATGGTCTTCTGCCGCATCCTGGCCCTTCCCGGCGGTGAATCGCTGCACGGGTTCGGCCTGGGTCCGTTCCGCGAGTTCGGCGAGCTCCTCGAGCAGTGGTTCACCCTCGCGTGGATCCCGGCGAGCGACCGGCCCTCGATCCTCTACCTGCTCATGCTCCCGACGGGCGCCCTGTTCATCGCGATCGCGCGCCTGACCCTGGGCATCCGGGTCCTCGGCTTCCGGGCGATCCTGATCGCGATCGGTTTCCGGGCGAGCGGATTGGTCCCGAGCCTCGTCCTGATGGCGGTCGTCGTCGGGACGATCGTCGCGATCCGCCCCTGGTTCCGCCGCATCCGGCTCCCGCTGTACGCGCGCGTCGCGGTCATCCTGTGCCTTTCCGCGGCGATCATGCTCGGTGCCGTGCTCATCGCACCGTGGCTCCGTTCGGAAACGGTCTGGAGTGTCGCGTTTTTCCCGGTCATCATCATGGCGATGCTGGCCGAGGGGGTCGCGAAGACCCTGCAGCAGGACAACGCGGTCACGGCGGCCTGGCGGGCGGGATGGACGATCGCGCTGGCCCTGCTCATCGCGCTGGTCGACCGGGTGATCGCCCCGATCGCCTACCAGTTTCCGGAGCTGATCCTCACGGAGCTGATCGCGATCGTCTTCGTCTCCGAGTTCCTGGACATTCGCCTGCTCGAGGACTGGCCCGCGCGCCTGACGCGGCTCGTCGAGGGAGCGGGTTTCGGCGCCTCCGAGAGACCGAGGGTCGCCGTCGTCCGCAATCAGGAGAGCAGCCGGTTCATCGGCCGCCTCGGCCCCCGGACACCGGCGAAGTACCTCTCCAAGTCGGTGCAGCGGCCGGTGGACGCGCTGCGCGCGCAGGGGTTCCGGGTCAAGGTGCTGGAGGGCGACGTGACGCTCCTTCGCGAGCTCGCCGCCTACCTGCCGCCGGACCCGAGAAGGGGATCGCCGGGCGGGATCGTACTGAACCTCGCGACGGGCGTGCAGGGCCGCGGCAGGTTCGCCCACGTGCCGGCGATGCTCGAGCTCGCGGGCGTCCCCTACACCGGCCCCGACCCCCTGGCGCAGGCCCAGTTGACGGACCGGTTCGTCCTGATGACGCTGCTGGGCGAGGCGCAGGTCTCGGTGCCGCGGTGCCGCACGGTCTCGGATCCCAAGGCGTTCGTGGATCTCGACTTCCCGCTCGCCGTACGCCCGCGGTTCGAGCCGGACGCGTCCCGGATCGTCGTCCGGAATCGGGAGAGGCTCCAGGCGGCGATCCGTGAGATCCGGCGTCATCACGCCCAGCCCGCGGTCGTGGAGGAGATCGTTCGCGGACGGAGGATCCTCGCGTCCGTTCTCGGGAACGAGAGCCTCGAGTGCCTTCCGCTCCTCGAGGACTCGGAGGACGAGCGGACCCGGATCTGCCCGGCGCCGCTCGACGAGACGCAGGCGGAACGGGTTCGCGAATGCGCCCGCCTCGCCTTCGCCGCCGCGGGGTGCCGCGACTACGCGCGCATCGACATCCGCCTTTCCCCGTTCGGCGAGCCGTTCGTCCTCGACATCCGCTGGGTCGACCTTTTCGACAGGCGGGGGGCGTTCGTCACCGCGGCGGCGGCGGCGGGCTACACGTTCCCCGCCCTGATGCGACGGATCATCGACGAGGCGGCCCGGCGCTGCCTGGGCGCCGCGACGGTCCGGACGGGGAGCGCCCCCGACGCGAGCGCGGCCAAGGTCGTGTCCCTGGCCGCGCGAAGGTCGGCGGCGGAATGA
- a CDS encoding lamin tail domain-containing protein gives MSRPAPWVARLVLAAAVTAPSLVACARPPEAERDTDPVAKWVDASALSERGFGRVAFATKEGRTLTAWVYRGRSFDPSSGPIWFVMHGASRDAERYVRAAAPVAERYGALVVAPHFGKEAYPKGTDYTFGVMRAGRWRDPEDYLYAEIERLFDAVRGSLGGSQRGYYLFGHSAGAQFTHRLLTFLPRARALGAVAANAGWYTLPTDAEPRWNTVPYGLRGSPVKPEDLRGFFAMRFVVLLGERDTTTAESDELVRGTPEAQAQGATRLERGRFYFGVAQAKAEELHAPFGWRMATVPRAAHDAARVLASAGFLLFAPEETPCAPSRAGEGEGLVITEILADPPPGASGDANGDGVRDPSEDEFLEIANTGRTPVCLTGWALGDAEDPERHVFPVGRALAPGGTLVVFGGGVPTGRFGGAEVQWATGGLSLSNGGDVVALRDGSNAIVRRVSWGDCAGAPCAADHWPAPLDISRSLVRPPSPGGGWTAHAEVGGLRYSPGPSTGSERP, from the coding sequence ATGAGCCGCCCCGCACCCTGGGTCGCGAGGCTCGTCCTGGCCGCGGCGGTGACCGCCCCCTCCCTCGTCGCCTGCGCCCGACCCCCGGAGGCCGAGCGCGACACCGATCCCGTCGCGAAGTGGGTCGATGCGTCGGCGCTCTCCGAACGGGGCTTCGGCAGGGTCGCCTTCGCGACGAAGGAGGGCCGGACGCTGACCGCGTGGGTCTATCGCGGCCGCTCGTTCGATCCCTCGAGCGGGCCCATCTGGTTCGTGATGCACGGCGCGAGCCGAGACGCCGAGCGTTACGTCCGCGCCGCGGCTCCGGTGGCCGAGCGGTACGGGGCGCTGGTCGTCGCGCCCCACTTCGGCAAGGAAGCCTATCCGAAGGGCACCGACTACACGTTCGGAGTCATGCGAGCGGGTCGTTGGCGCGATCCCGAGGACTACCTCTATGCGGAGATCGAGCGCCTGTTCGATGCGGTCCGAGGCTCCCTCGGCGGAAGCCAGCGGGGTTATTACCTCTTCGGGCACAGCGCGGGAGCCCAGTTCACCCACCGGCTGCTGACGTTCCTTCCCCGAGCGCGCGCGCTCGGCGCGGTGGCGGCGAATGCGGGCTGGTACACCCTTCCCACCGACGCGGAACCGCGCTGGAACACGGTGCCGTACGGCCTCCGCGGAAGCCCGGTGAAGCCGGAAGACCTTCGCGGATTCTTCGCGATGCGATTCGTCGTGCTGCTCGGTGAGCGCGACACGACCACCGCCGAGAGCGACGAACTGGTTCGTGGAACCCCCGAGGCGCAGGCGCAGGGCGCGACCCGCCTCGAGCGCGGCCGGTTCTACTTCGGAGTCGCCCAGGCGAAGGCCGAGGAGCTGCACGCCCCGTTCGGCTGGAGGATGGCGACGGTACCTCGCGCCGCCCACGACGCCGCGCGGGTGCTGGCCTCCGCGGGGTTCCTGCTGTTCGCTCCCGAGGAGACGCCGTGCGCGCCGAGCCGAGCCGGCGAGGGCGAAGGCCTCGTGATCACCGAGATCCTCGCCGACCCTCCGCCCGGAGCGTCCGGGGATGCCAACGGAGACGGGGTCCGCGATCCTTCCGAAGACGAGTTCCTCGAGATCGCCAATACCGGCCGGACGCCCGTCTGTCTCACGGGATGGGCGCTCGGCGACGCGGAGGACCCGGAGCGCCACGTCTTCCCGGTGGGCCGCGCGCTGGCTCCCGGCGGAACGCTCGTCGTCTTCGGCGGCGGCGTGCCGACGGGTCGATTCGGCGGCGCCGAGGTGCAGTGGGCCACCGGAGGCCTCAGCCTCTCGAACGGCGGCGACGTGGTCGCACTTCGCGACGGCTCGAACGCGATCGTTCGCCGTGTTTCCTGGGGGGATTGCGCGGGTGCGCCCTGCGCGGCGGACCACTGGCCCGCCCCGCTCGACATCTCCCGCTCGCTCGTCCGGCCGCCGTCGCCCGGCGGCGGTTGGACCGCTCACGCCGAAGTCGGCGGGCTCCGGTACTCCCCCGGCCCGAGCACAGGATCGGAGCGCCCGTGA